A genome region from Urocitellus parryii isolate mUroPar1 chromosome X, mUroPar1.hap1, whole genome shotgun sequence includes the following:
- the Krabd4 gene encoding KRAB domain-containing protein 4 codes for MAISQESLTFRDVFVDFTLEEWQQLDPAQKNLYRDVMLENYSHLVSLGYLLAQPDVIFRLGQGEETWRADGRTPIQSCPGEQNPDVSIFASCILKCCY; via the exons ATGGCCATTTCCCAG GAATCCCTGACCTTCAGGGACGTGTTTGTGGACTTCACCCTGGAAGAGTGGCAGCAACTGGACCCTGCTCAGAAAAACCTCTACAGGGATGTCATGCTTGAGAACTACAGCCACCTGGTGTCTCTGG GGTATCTACTTGCCCAACCAGATGTGATCTTCAGGTTGGGACAAGGAGAAGAGACCTGGAGGGCAGATGGAAGGACTCCGATACAGAGCTGTCCAGGTGAGCAGAATCCAG ATGTATCCATTTTtgcctcatgtattttgaagtGCTGTTATTAG
- the Znf674 gene encoding LOW QUALITY PROTEIN: zinc finger protein 674 (The sequence of the model RefSeq protein was modified relative to this genomic sequence to represent the inferred CDS: inserted 6 bases in 3 codons; deleted 2 bases in 2 codons; substituted 7 bases at 7 genomic stop codons), whose translation MGRSEFWEVDEQIDNYKESQYRPLWQAAFIDQETLKDENVQECRTYRKIIYLSKFFVSITQRYPKYSWRRCLKQQIKNKFKNRSFVRRINYRCKVNWKLCLPSNLDKSXPAEKSVEPNQQGKAPHQXQXNKSQRIQTGEKFYECTEYSRVFIQKTNLVFHQRIHTGGKLYXCFEFAKAFSQKIGLTTHPRTHSGEKPYECSGYGKAFIQKATFIKHEQTHIGKRPFVYGECAEAFKSSYHLIRHERTHIRQAXAKSSIIHQMSHTDKKPKCSKYRKTFDEKPITIKHQNTNRKEKPCECSRCGENFKRKSHLSVHQKIHPKEKPYQCSTCRKTVSAKSHLFGHHXNHTGGKPYKXRRCGKAFSERQPXIVYXRIHTGEKPYKCNECRNXFCEKSPLIKQQRIHIGERPYECSDFGKDISRKSTVIRCQGIYTGGKPYKCRECGKAFHVKSVLLAYHRTHMGEKPFEYRDCGKAFSSKSTLNKHQVSHTGERMYKYSRKVR comes from the exons AATTCTGGGAAGTTGATGAGCAGATAGATAACTACAAGGAAAGTCAATACAGACCTCTGTGGCAAGCTGCATTCATAGACCAGGAAACACTGAAAGATGAAAATGTTCAAGAATGCAGAACATACAGAAAAATCATTTATCTAAGCAAATTCTTTGTTTCTATAACACAAAGATACCCTAAATATTCATGGAGAAGATGTTTAAAAC aacaaataaaaaataaatttaaaaatagaagctttGTAAGAAGGATAAATTACAGATGTAAGGTAAATTGGAAATTATGTCTCCCTTCTAATCTTGATAAATCCTAACCTGCAGAGAAATCTGTTGAACCCAATCAACAAGGAAAAGCCCCCCACCagtagcaataaaataaaagccagagAATTCAAACTGGGGAGAAATTCTATGAATGTACTGAATATAGTAGAGTGTTTATCCAG AAAACCAACCTTGTTTTCCATcaaagaattcacactggaggg aaacttTATTAATGCTTTGAGTTTGCAAAAGCCTTCAGTCAGAAGATAGGCCTCACAACACACCCGAGAACTCATtcaggagagaaaccctatgaatgcaGTGGATATGGGAAAGCCTTTATCCAGAAGGCAACTTTTATTAAACATGAGCAAACTCACATAGGAAAGAGACCATTTGTATATGGTGAATGTGCAGAAGCCTTTAAGAGTTCTTATCATCTTATTAGACATGAAAGAACACATATTAGACAAGC TGCTAAGTCCAGCATTATACATCAAATGTCTCACACAGATAAGAAACCTAAGTGCAGTAAGTATAGGAAAACCTTTGATGAGAAGCCCATCACCATTAAACATCAGAATACTAATAGAAAAGAGAAACCTTGTGAGTGCAGTAGATGTGGGGAAAACTTCAAGAGAAAGTCACACCTCTCTGTTCATCAGAAAATTCACCCAAAAGAAAAACCCTATCAATGCAGCACATGTAGGAAGACTGTTAGTGCAAAATCACATCTGTTTGGCCATCACTGAAATCATACAGGAGGGAAACCCTACAAATGAAGAAGATGTGGGAAAGCTTTCAGTGAGAGGCAACC TATTGTCTATTAGAGaattcatacaggagagaaaccctataAATGCAATGAATGTAGGAA ATTCTGTGAGAAGTCACCACTGATTAAACAACAGAGAATTCATATAGGAGAGAGACCCTATGAATGCAGTGACTTTGGGAAAGACATCAGTAGGAAGTCGACTGTCATTAGATGTCAGGGGATTTATACAGGAGGAAAACCCTACAAATGTagggaatgtgggaaagccttccaTGTG AAATCAGTTCTCCTTGCCTATCACAGAACTCACATGGGTGAGAAACCTTTTGAATACAGAGactgtgggaaagccttcagtagTAAGTCAACCCTGAATAAACATCAGGTAAGTCACACAGGAGAGAGAATGTACAAATATTCTCGAAAAGTTAGATAA